The Bacillota bacterium genome contains a region encoding:
- a CDS encoding 4-oxalocrotonate tautomerase family protein, which produces MPVVTVKMAKRKDIETKRKLADEITRVMVSVLSVRPEWVTVLIEEFARENRATGGNLHIDRFGTGYGRNGFDEGS; this is translated from the coding sequence CGAAAAGGAAAGATATTGAGACCAAAAGAAAGCTGGCAGATGAGATCACCAGGGTTATGGTTTCTGTTCTGAGTGTCAGGCCCGAGTGGGTGACTGTCCTGATAGAAGAATTCGCGCGAGAGAACCGGGCAACCGGCGGGAACCTGCATATTGACAGGTTTGGCACCGGCTACGGCAGGAATGGCTTTGACGAAGGGTCTTGA